The Falco rusticolus isolate bFalRus1 chromosome 5, bFalRus1.pri, whole genome shotgun sequence genome has a segment encoding these proteins:
- the LOC119149225 gene encoding tetratricopeptide repeat protein 38-like encodes MAPLRDCQAWQDAGLVLSTTSNEACKLFDAALTQYATWTSNESLGGIEGRLSRLKAADPNFTMGHVIANGLELIGTGSSVRLSRELDSAMRTMMMLSISQPLTEREKLHVAALDMFASGTGRPCPSQPGATGWRPVSQAIPSAVRLPINSPHGEENARFKQNKEKKNNSAVCL; translated from the exons ATGGCGCCGCTGAGGGACTGCCAG GCCTGGCAGGATGCTGGACTTGTCCTGTCCACGACTAGCAATGAAGCCTGTAAGCTCTTCGATGCTGCGCTGACGCAG TACGCCACCTGGACCAGTAATGAGAGCCTTGGAGGTATTGAGGGACGTCTCTCCAGGTTAAAAGCAGCAGATCCTAATTTTA CAATGGGACATGTCATTGCTAATGGTTTGGAGCTGATTGGCACTGGAAGTTCGGTGCGGCTCAGCAGAGAGCTGGACAGTGCGATGAGAACAATGATGATGCTTTCAATATCACAGCCACTGACTGAGCGGGAGAAGCTTCATGTAGCAGCGTTGGACATGTTTGCTAGTGG TACCGGCAGGCCGTGCCCATCGCAGCCAGGAGCCACGGGCTGGAGGCCGGTGAGCCAGGCTATCCCATCAGCCGTAAGGCTCCCCATAAACTCTCCGCATGGCGAAGAAAATGcaagatttaaacaaaataaagaaaaaaagaacaattctgCGGTCTGCCTGTGA